The following proteins come from a genomic window of Thiothrix unzii:
- a CDS encoding FkbM family methyltransferase has product MLWRALKHIEKGCYVDVGAQHPIIDSVSKAFYERGWRGIHIEPVPAYAQMLRQDRPDETVLEIALSDSEGILELNVIPETGLSTAVAAYAQQHHATRGFDHQCLQVTSTTLNAALAPWAGKEIHWLKIDAEGLEGQILKGWDSTTLRPWIIVIEATIPGSSETDHAAWEPLLDTAGYQFAYFDGLNRFYLAPEHTELAAAFAAPPNVFDDIHLTANSSLCLDVFNQGEARTAQAEARAAQAEARAAQAEARAAQAEAYIRNLINSRSWRITRPLRQSTAMAQRIKTVFRLGKQPSSKALGNWPTSAPPPISGGISTAARLSPRAARLYAALKQAISTGGKP; this is encoded by the coding sequence ATGCTTTGGCGTGCCTTAAAACACATTGAAAAAGGCTGTTACGTTGATGTGGGTGCGCAACACCCCATCATTGATTCGGTCAGCAAAGCCTTTTACGAACGCGGTTGGCGTGGCATCCACATTGAGCCAGTGCCCGCCTATGCGCAAATGCTCCGCCAAGACCGCCCGGATGAAACCGTACTGGAAATCGCCCTGTCCGACAGCGAGGGTATCCTTGAACTCAATGTCATCCCCGAAACGGGACTTAGCACTGCGGTTGCTGCCTACGCCCAACAACACCACGCAACCCGAGGGTTCGACCACCAGTGCCTACAAGTCACCAGTACCACGCTCAATGCCGCTTTGGCTCCTTGGGCAGGTAAAGAAATCCACTGGCTAAAAATTGACGCTGAAGGACTGGAAGGGCAAATCCTCAAAGGCTGGGACAGCACCACCCTACGGCCTTGGATCATTGTCATAGAAGCCACCATCCCCGGCTCATCCGAGACCGACCATGCTGCTTGGGAACCCTTACTGGATACCGCTGGCTACCAATTTGCCTACTTTGACGGGTTAAACCGCTTTTACCTTGCACCAGAACACACGGAACTGGCAGCGGCCTTCGCCGCACCGCCCAATGTCTTCGACGACATCCATCTAACGGCAAACTCATCCCTATGCCTAGATGTCTTCAATCAAGGCGAAGCCCGTACCGCACAAGCCGAAGCCCGTGCCGCACAAGCCGAAGCCCGTGCCGCACAAGCCGAAGCCCGTGCCGCACAAGCCGAAGCGTATATCCGCAACCTAATAAACAGCCGCTCATGGCGCATTACCCGCCCATTACGCCAATCAACAGCAATGGCACAACGCATCAAGACAGTCTTTAGGCTCGGCAAACAACCGTCGTCGAAGGCTCTTGGTAACTGGCCGACCAGTGCCCCGCCCCCCATCAGTGGTGGCATATCAACAGCAGCACGGCTTTCGCCCCGTGCTGCCCGCCTCTACGCAGCACTCAAACAAGCCATCAGCACCGGAGGAAAACCCTGA